The Clostridium chauvoei genome has a window encoding:
- a CDS encoding RidA family protein, protein MKREIISTDKAPQAIGPYSQGIKMGDMIFTSGQIPLNPSTGELITEIKAATKQSLENVKAILEAAGSNLDKVIKVSVFLNDMNDFVSVNEVYAEYFKDNKPARSCVEVARLPKDSVIEIEAIATIE, encoded by the coding sequence ATGAAAAGAGAAATAATTTCCACAGATAAGGCGCCACAAGCAATAGGACCATATTCTCAAGGAATTAAAATGGGAGATATGATTTTCACATCAGGTCAAATTCCACTAAATCCATCAACAGGAGAACTAATAACTGAAATAAAAGCTGCAACAAAGCAATCTTTAGAAAATGTAAAAGCTATATTAGAAGCAGCAGGAAGCAATTTAGATAAAGTAATAAAAGTTTCAGTATTTTTAAATGATATGAATGACTTTGTAAGTGTAAATGAAGTTTATGCTGAATACTTTAAGGATAATAAACCAGCTAGAAGTTGTGTTGAAGTAGCAAGATTACCTAAGGATTCTGTAATAGAAATAGAAGCAATTGCAACTATAGAATAA
- a CDS encoding branched-chain amino acid aminotransferase produces the protein MKKTVDIDWNNLGFSYIKTDYRYVSIWKDGKWDEGKLTEDNMLTISEASTALHYGQQCFEGLKAYRRKDGKIQLFRVNRNAERLNVSNRRLLMPEVPVEKFIDACKQVVKANEHFVPPYGTGATLYLRPFMIGVGNNIGVKPAPEYIFSVFAVPVGPYFKEGLTPCNFMIADYDRAAPLGTGGQKVGGNYAASLHPHQIASDRGFADCIYLDPATHTKIEEVGAANFFGITKNNEFITPKSPSILPSITKYSLMDIAKNYLNMPVFERDVFVDNLDEFKEAGACGTAAVITPIGGIEYKDNLHVFHSEKEVGPITKELYRILCGIQFGDVEAPEGWIFEV, from the coding sequence TTGAAAAAAACTGTAGATATTGATTGGAATAACTTAGGCTTTAGTTACATAAAAACCGATTATAGATATGTTTCTATATGGAAAGATGGCAAATGGGATGAAGGTAAACTAACAGAAGATAATATGTTAACTATTAGTGAAGCTTCAACTGCTTTACATTATGGACAACAATGCTTTGAAGGTTTAAAAGCCTATAGAAGAAAAGATGGTAAAATTCAACTGTTTAGAGTTAATAGAAATGCTGAAAGATTAAATGTTAGTAACAGAAGATTATTAATGCCTGAAGTTCCTGTGGAAAAATTCATAGATGCTTGTAAGCAAGTAGTTAAAGCTAATGAACATTTTGTTCCCCCATATGGTACTGGTGCTACGCTTTATTTAAGACCTTTTATGATAGGTGTTGGTAATAACATAGGTGTTAAACCTGCTCCTGAGTACATATTCTCTGTTTTTGCAGTTCCTGTTGGTCCATATTTTAAGGAAGGATTAACTCCTTGTAACTTTATGATAGCTGATTACGATAGAGCTGCTCCTCTTGGAACAGGTGGACAAAAGGTTGGTGGTAACTATGCTGCTTCACTTCATCCACATCAAATTGCATCAGATAGGGGCTTTGCAGATTGTATTTATTTAGATCCTGCAACTCACACAAAAATTGAAGAGGTTGGAGCTGCTAATTTCTTTGGAATAACTAAAAACAATGAATTTATTACACCTAAATCACCTTCAATTCTTCCAAGTATAACAAAATATTCTCTTATGGATATAGCTAAAAATTATTTAAATATGCCTGTATTTGAAAGAGATGTCTTTGTAGATAACTTAGATGAATTTAAAGAAGCTGGTGCTTGTGGTACTGCAGCTGTAATTACTCCTATTGGAGGAATTGAATATAAAGATAATCTTCATGTATTCCATAGTGAAAAAGAAGTTGGTCCTATAACAAAGGAACTTTATAGAATTCTTTGTGGAATACAATTTGGAGATGTAGAAGCTCCAGAAGGTTGGATATTTGAAGTTTAA
- a CDS encoding DUF368 domain-containing protein gives MYIVNFIRGFCMALADSVPGVSGGTIAFILGFYDDFINSLNSLVSTKSNIESKKTALTFLFKLGIGWIVGLVSSVMILSSIFDKEIYKISSVFVGFILFSIPIIIREEKDSILNNYKNIIYGILGVLIVVAITYFNPTSSGTSSISLSSFSFPIAIYVFIVGMIAISAMVLPGISGSTLLLVFGLYAPVIAAVKGFLTFNFNYLPMLIVFGIGVLVGIVTTIRLIRYLLANHRSKMIYFIIGLMIGSFYAVFMGPTTLEIPKPAMNLESFSFIFFALGGLLILVLEKGKNYLEKKSS, from the coding sequence ATGTACATAGTAAATTTTATTCGTGGCTTTTGTATGGCTTTAGCTGATAGTGTTCCAGGAGTATCTGGTGGTACTATTGCATTTATATTAGGATTTTATGATGATTTTATAAATTCACTTAACTCTTTAGTTTCTACTAAAAGTAATATTGAAAGCAAAAAAACTGCTCTAACCTTCTTATTTAAATTAGGTATTGGTTGGATAGTTGGATTGGTTTCATCAGTTATGATTTTATCATCTATCTTTGATAAAGAGATTTATAAAATCAGCTCTGTTTTTGTAGGCTTTATATTATTTTCTATTCCTATAATAATACGTGAAGAAAAAGATAGTATACTAAATAACTATAAAAATATAATTTATGGAATACTTGGTGTTTTAATTGTTGTTGCAATTACTTATTTTAATCCAACATCCTCTGGAACATCTTCTATTTCTTTAAGTAGTTTTTCATTCCCAATTGCAATTTATGTTTTCATCGTTGGAATGATTGCTATTTCAGCTATGGTATTACCAGGAATATCAGGTTCTACATTACTTTTAGTATTTGGACTTTATGCTCCTGTTATAGCTGCAGTAAAAGGGTTCCTTACTTTTAACTTTAATTATTTACCTATGTTAATTGTATTTGGTATTGGAGTTCTTGTTGGAATTGTAACTACTATAAGATTAATTAGATATCTATTAGCAAATCATAGATCTAAAATGATATATTTTATAATAGGTTTAATGATCGGATCATTCTATGCAGTATTTATGGGTCCAACTACTCTTGAAATTCCAAAACCTGCTATGAATTTAGAGAGTTTTAGCTTTATATTCTTTGCACTAGGTGGTTTATTAATCTTAGTATTAGAAAAAGGAAAAAATTATTTAGAAAAAAAATCTAGTTAA
- a CDS encoding formate/nitrite transporter family protein codes for MYSKEIHNLAHSAEVKINLLKRSKSRYIVSAMLGSLFVSLGIMLIYSIGGIMHHGGSPFYKITMGVSFGVALSLVLMAGGDLFTSNSMIMTMGALEKTVTWVDAIQIWFASWFGNILGGVVGAVLFVQAGLASGKSDYIGEFIVSNVAAKINTPFMPLLIKGILCNILVCLAVWMCYKLKEETAKILMIFWCLFTFITAGFEHSVANMGLLAMGVMLDPGTITIGGYMYNIIVVSLGNFIGGVVFLALPYYYITSNNKK; via the coding sequence ATGTATAGTAAGGAAATTCATAACTTAGCTCACTCAGCTGAAGTAAAAATCAACTTATTAAAAAGAAGCAAGTCAAGATACATAGTTAGTGCTATGTTAGGTAGCTTATTTGTAAGTTTAGGAATTATGCTTATTTATTCAATCGGTGGAATTATGCATCATGGAGGTTCACCTTTTTATAAGATAACAATGGGTGTATCTTTTGGTGTTGCATTAAGTTTAGTACTAATGGCTGGTGGAGATCTTTTTACTAGTAATAGTATGATAATGACTATGGGTGCTTTAGAAAAGACTGTAACTTGGGTAGATGCTATTCAAATATGGTTTGCAAGTTGGTTTGGAAATATATTAGGTGGCGTTGTAGGTGCTGTATTATTTGTCCAAGCAGGTTTAGCATCAGGAAAGAGCGATTACATAGGAGAATTTATAGTAAGCAATGTAGCAGCTAAAATAAATACTCCATTTATGCCACTTTTAATAAAAGGTATATTATGTAATATACTTGTATGTTTAGCGGTATGGATGTGTTATAAATTAAAAGAAGAAACAGCTAAAATATTAATGATATTCTGGTGTTTATTTACTTTTATAACAGCAGGTTTTGAACATAGTGTAGCTAATATGGGATTATTAGCTATGGGAGTTATGCTTGATCCAGGAACTATAACAATAGGTGGATATATGTATAACATAATTGTTGTATCTCTAGGAAACTTTATAGGCGGTGTTGTATTCTTAGCATTACCATACTACTATATAACTAGTAACAATAAGAAATAA